Proteins found in one Zea mays cultivar B73 chromosome 1, Zm-B73-REFERENCE-NAM-5.0, whole genome shotgun sequence genomic segment:
- the pht7 gene encoding phosphate transporter protein 7: protein MAAGDLEVLTALDTAKTQWYHFTAIVVAGMGFFTDAYDLFCISLVTKLLGRIYYTVEGSATPGTLPPHVSASVNGVAFVGTLSGQLFFGWLGDKLGRKKVYGMTLMLMVLCSVASGLSFGHTPASVMATLCFFRFWLGFGIGGDYPLSATIMSEYANKKTRGAFIAAVFAMQGFGIMAGGLVAIVVSASFKARFPAPAYAVDPAGSTPPQADFVWRIILMLGAMPAALTYYWRTKMPETARYTALVAKNAKQAAADMSKVLQVEISAGAPEEDAAAAAATAPAPASASFGLFSGEFLRRHGLHLLGTSSTWFLLDIAFYSQNLFQKDIFSAVGWIPKAATMNALEELFSIARAQSLIALCGTVPGYWFTVALIDVLGRFAIQVTGFLMMTVFMLGLAVPYEHWTTPGHHIGFIVMYGLTFFFANFGPNATTFIVPAEIFPARLRSTCHGISAASGKLGAIVGSFGFLYLAQNRDPAKTDHGYPAGIGVRNSLFLLAGCNLLGLAFTFLVPESKGKSLEEMSGENDEAAAAAATPNYNNRTVPV, encoded by the coding sequence ATGGCCGCCGGGGACCTTGAGGTGCTCACCGCGCTCGACACCGCGAAGACGCAATGGTACCACTTCACCGCCATCGTGGTCGCCGGCATGGGGTTCTTCACCGACGCCTACGACCTCTTCTGCATCTCCCTCGTGACTAAGCTCCTCGGCCGCATCTACTACACCGTGGAGGGGTCCGCGACGCCCGGCACCCTCCCGCCGCACGTGTCCGCGTCCGTCAACGGCGTGGCCTTCGTGGGCACGCTGTCAGGGCAGCTCTTCTTCGGCTGGCTGGGCGACAAGCTCGGGCGCAAGAAGGTCTATGGCATGACGCTCATGCTCATGGTCCTCTGTTCCGTCGCGTCGGGGCTCTCGTTCGGCCACACCCCGGCGTCCGTCATGGCGACGCTGTGCTTCTTCCGCTTCTGGCTCGGGTTCGGCATCGGCGGCGACTACCCGCTGTCGGCGACCATCATGTCCGAGTACGCCAACAAGAAGACGCGCGGCGCGTTCATCGCCGCGGTGTTCGCGATGCAGGGCTTCGGCATCATGGCCGGCGGCCTCGTGGCCATCGTCGTGTCCGCGTCGTTCAAGGCCAGGTTCCCCGCCCCGGCCTACGCCGTCGACCCCGCCGGTTCCACGCCGCCGCAGGCCGACTTCGTGTGGCGGATCATCCTGATGCTGGGCGCGATGCCCGCGGCGCTCACCTACTACTGGCGCACCAAGATGCCCGAGACGGCGCGGTACACGGCGCTGGTGGCCAAGAACGCCAAGCAGGCCGCGGCTGACATGTCCAAGGTGCTGCAGGTGGAGATCTCAGCCGGCGCCCCCGAGGAGGACGCCGCGGCTGCGGCTGCGACTGCGCCTGCGCCGGCGTCGGCGTCCTTTGGGCTCTTCTCCGGGGAGTTCCTCCGCCGGCACGGGCTGCACCTCCTGGGCACGTCCTCGACGTGGTTCCTGCTGGACATCGCCTTCTACTCGCAGAACCTGTTCCAGAAGGACATCTTCAGCGCGGTGGGGTGGATCCCCAAGGCGGCGACGATGAACGCGCTGGAGGAGCTGTTCAGCATCGCGCGGGCGCAGTCCCTGATCGCGCTGTGCGGCACGGTGCCCGGCTACTGGTTCACGGTGGCGCTGATCGACGTGTTGGGGCGGTTCGCGATCCAGGTGACGGGGTTcctgatgatgacggtgttcatGCTGGGGCTGGCCGTGCCGTACGAGCACTGGACGACGCCGGGGCACCACATCGGCTTCATCGTCATGTACGGCCTCACCTTCTTCTTCGCCAACTTCGGGCCCAACGCGACCACGTTCATCGTGCCCGCTGAGATCTTCCCGGCCAGGCTGCGGTCGACGTGCCACGGCATCTCGGCGGCGTCGGGGAAGCTGGGCGCCATCGTCGGCTCCTTCGGGTTCCTGTACCTGGCGCAGAACCGGGACCCGGCCAAGACGGACCACGGGTACCCCGCGGGCATCGGCGTGCGCAACTCGCTGTTCCTCCTCGCCGGCTGCAACCTGCTGGGCCTGGCATTCACGTTCCTGGtgccggagtccaagggcaaatcCCTGGAGGAGATGTCCGGCGAGAACGACgaggcggccgccgccgccgccacgccgAACTACAAcaaccgcacagtgcccgtgtaa